A single window of Cetobacterium sp. 8H DNA harbors:
- a CDS encoding efflux RND transporter permease subunit, translating into MKLTELAIKNKVTTYLIIFLLLFMGYRSYDQSEKSQDPGFTIKVALITTNWPGATAKQMADLVSKRIAEQVQNMDSLWYVNSTNTDGQSNVYVNIKAEYKDIQPIWQELRDRINTFVIPSLPPGMQTPQINTFYGDIYGTLLAIGGPDYTYDELYRAADQLKEILLFNVPQIGSIEITGVQNEAVYIDIDNKTLSQTGITLDNILNTLSSLNVIIKGGDIVVDENRLKITPSGNFKNIDDISNTIITSPDGKSSVYLKEVANIYKGYQDPSPYSVDFNGNQSLVLGISLGSGEDVLLMGKGIQETLKKFKNNIPIGLEVGEIYYLPDLVQTNVTAFIVNLFQAVFTIILVMLVFLGIRSGLIVAALTPTSIAFALIGLYYMGYGINQITLAGLIIALGMLVDNAVVMSENVMVLLEEGQSRMDACLESSRTLAIPLLVSSLTTIMAFSPIILNKENMGEYVGPLTVVVMLALLGSWIINQTFIPLLCYDFIKVDPGKKQNLNSKPYLIYRTVLISVLKKKKITLLLTSLSFILGLWLLTLAPSNFMPNSTDPVMSTYITLPKGTDVNFTREVVEDLNKYIKTNYSTGPQDRLPPGIWDYITTGGTSKTYEKAGVLSWGSFIGGGAPRFSTGYSPQTNLPEYAYVMYNLTDYKLIPKISEDVNSYLLNKYPQIDVVSKGLGSGVSLAKDLGYIFSSRDIELLKKVSEEVRNKLVSLDGTFAVTDTWGEKVPKIYVEVDSEKAQMAGFSNETIGRDLQFVLQGYNASIFRNFDAPPKSTIVPIVLRGTDKYDDDINSIQSIELINSKGENIPLKQIANISLEYNDSLVSTRNMAYSIEIDAAVKSTTTPLEVNKVFMPWLEEKLKEWGPDVKYSSAGTTQTSEDNQQALFQQVPIAILGMFFLVVAQFNSLKKGLCIMLVIPLSIPGVAIGLLLTGTDLGFMAMIGIISLAGVVLNHAIILVDKMTIEKDELNRSDQNAIVFGCQSRLRPIFLTVATTLVGLLPLYFFGGPLFQPVAVVLIFGLVTDTFLALGVIPVIYALFYGTDFKDYEYDESLLEYPKN; encoded by the coding sequence ATGAAATTAACCGAATTAGCGATTAAAAATAAAGTTACAACCTATTTAATAATTTTCTTATTACTTTTTATGGGATATAGATCTTATGATCAATCTGAAAAATCTCAAGACCCTGGGTTTACTATAAAGGTTGCTCTTATAACTACAAACTGGCCTGGTGCTACTGCTAAACAAATGGCTGATTTAGTTAGTAAACGAATTGCTGAGCAAGTACAAAATATGGACTCACTTTGGTATGTTAACTCAACAAATACTGACGGACAATCAAATGTATATGTTAATATAAAAGCTGAATATAAAGATATTCAGCCCATTTGGCAAGAACTAAGAGATAGAATAAATACTTTTGTTATTCCTTCCTTACCTCCTGGAATGCAAACTCCACAGATAAACACTTTCTATGGAGATATCTATGGTACATTACTTGCAATAGGTGGACCTGATTACACCTATGATGAACTTTATCGAGCAGCAGATCAATTAAAAGAAATTTTGCTTTTTAATGTTCCACAAATAGGTAGTATTGAAATTACAGGAGTTCAAAATGAAGCAGTTTATATTGATATTGATAATAAAACGCTTTCGCAAACTGGTATAACTTTAGATAATATACTTAATACACTTAGCAGTTTAAATGTCATAATCAAAGGTGGTGATATAGTTGTTGATGAAAATCGTTTGAAAATTACACCTTCTGGAAATTTCAAAAATATTGACGATATATCAAATACAATTATAACTAGTCCTGATGGAAAATCGAGTGTTTACCTTAAAGAGGTTGCAAATATATATAAAGGTTATCAAGACCCATCTCCTTACTCAGTAGATTTTAATGGAAACCAATCTCTGGTTTTAGGAATCTCTTTGGGTAGTGGTGAAGATGTTTTATTAATGGGAAAAGGTATACAAGAAACTTTAAAAAAATTCAAAAATAATATCCCTATCGGATTAGAAGTTGGAGAGATTTATTATCTTCCTGATCTAGTTCAAACAAATGTTACTGCTTTTATTGTCAATCTTTTTCAGGCTGTTTTTACTATAATATTAGTAATGCTTGTTTTCTTAGGTATCCGTTCTGGATTGATAGTAGCCGCACTAACGCCAACATCAATAGCTTTTGCTCTTATAGGATTGTATTATATGGGCTATGGAATAAATCAAATTACTCTGGCAGGTCTTATCATCGCATTAGGAATGCTTGTTGATAATGCTGTTGTTATGTCGGAAAATGTTATGGTTCTATTAGAAGAGGGACAAAGTAGAATGGATGCCTGTTTAGAATCCTCGCGAACTTTGGCAATTCCCCTACTAGTGAGTTCTTTAACAACAATTATGGCCTTTTCACCAATCATTTTAAATAAAGAAAATATGGGTGAATATGTAGGACCGTTAACTGTTGTTGTTATGCTAGCTCTTCTTGGTTCTTGGATTATAAATCAAACATTTATTCCTTTACTTTGTTATGATTTTATAAAAGTTGATCCTGGTAAAAAACAAAATTTGAACAGTAAACCATATCTTATCTATAGGACTGTACTTATATCTGTTCTGAAAAAGAAAAAAATAACACTGTTATTAACTTCATTATCTTTTATACTTGGACTTTGGTTGCTAACATTAGCACCTAGTAACTTTATGCCAAACTCTACTGACCCTGTTATGTCAACGTATATAACATTACCTAAAGGAACTGATGTTAATTTCACTCGTGAAGTTGTAGAAGACCTTAATAAATACATCAAAACTAATTATAGCACTGGACCACAAGACAGACTCCCACCTGGAATTTGGGATTATATAACTACTGGTGGAACATCTAAAACTTATGAGAAAGCAGGTGTTTTAAGTTGGGGGTCTTTTATTGGAGGAGGTGCTCCTAGATTTTCAACTGGTTATTCTCCACAGACAAACTTACCTGAATATGCTTATGTTATGTATAATTTAACAGATTATAAACTTATACCTAAAATTAGTGAAGATGTAAATTCTTATCTTTTAAATAAATATCCTCAAATTGATGTTGTTTCAAAAGGTCTTGGAAGTGGAGTTTCATTGGCCAAGGACTTAGGATATATTTTTTCTTCAAGAGATATTGAACTTCTTAAAAAAGTTTCTGAAGAAGTACGTAATAAATTAGTTTCTCTTGATGGAACATTTGCTGTTACAGATACTTGGGGAGAAAAAGTTCCTAAAATATATGTTGAAGTTGATTCAGAGAAAGCTCAAATGGCTGGATTTTCAAATGAAACTATTGGTAGAGACTTACAATTTGTTCTACAAGGATATAATGCTAGTATTTTTAGAAATTTTGATGCTCCACCTAAGAGTACAATAGTTCCTATAGTTTTAAGAGGTACAGATAAATATGACGATGATATTAATTCGATTCAATCTATTGAGCTAATAAATTCAAAAGGAGAAAATATTCCATTAAAACAAATTGCAAATATATCTTTAGAATATAATGATAGTTTGGTTAGTACTAGAAATATGGCTTATTCTATCGAAATTGATGCTGCTGTAAAGTCTACAACTACTCCTTTAGAAGTAAATAAAGTATTTATGCCTTGGTTAGAAGAAAAATTAAAAGAATGGGGTCCAGATGTTAAATACTCTTCTGCTGGTACAACTCAAACCTCTGAAGATAACCAACAAGCATTATTCCAGCAAGTTCCTATAGCAATACTTGGAATGTTTTTCTTAGTTGTTGCGCAGTTTAACTCTCTAAAAAAAGGATTATGTATTATGCTTGTTATACCACTATCAATTCCAGGAGTAGCTATTGGACTTCTTTTAACTGGGACTGATTTAGGATTCATGGCTATGATTGGAATTATCTCTCTAGCAGGAGTTGTTCTAAATCATGCTATTATTCTGGTCGATAAGATGACTATTGAAAAAGATGAATTAAATAGAAGTGATCAAAATGCTATTGTCTTTGGATGTCAATCTAGACTTAGACCTATATTTTTAACTGTTGCTACAACTTTAGTTGGTTTACTTCCTCTATATTTCTTTGGTGGACCTTTATTCCAACCAGTAGCTGTTGTTTTAATATTTGGTCTTGTTACGGATACTTTCCTAGCTCTAGGTGTTATCCCAGTAATTTATGCTCTATTTTATGGTACTGATTTTAAAGACTATGAGTACGATGAATCATTACTAGAATATCCTAAAAATTAA